In one window of Leptidea sinapis chromosome 31, ilLepSina1.1, whole genome shotgun sequence DNA:
- the LOC126974204 gene encoding L-asparaginase-like: MTERRILVIYTGGTFGMLKDHRGVLVPQRDIERRIIRKLPQLHDNEYWTKNLAETEKQKYLVIPDGKDTNLRILYKIIETEEIKDSSDFTNEDWIMMAREIKKYYHDYDGFVVLHGTDTTAYGASVLSFMLESVGKTVVLTGAQVPIFQPRSDGNNNLLCAILIAATQHIPEVTVFFGAKLFRGTRVKKVSNTRIYAFDSPNYPPLLESKTTLDIDPKMLIHPAGSVPDDCVLHDQLSKKVYLLKVTPTITPEIIRAMFQGMEGVVLETYGNGNIPIKRKEIYKEIEQAVKNNVLIVNVTQCVNGIVHGKPLYETGLLLIECGVIPAYDMTSEAAQAKLSYVLSKPGLTYAERVELMKTNIRGELHNPHL; this comes from the exons ATGACTGAGCGAAGAATCCTTGTAATATATACCGGTGGTACCTTTGGAATGCTCAAAGATCATAGGGGAG TGTTGGTCCCGCAAAGAGATATTGAGAGAAGGATAATAAGAAAACTGCCACAGCTTCACGATAATGAATATTGGACGAAAAATCTGGCTGAAACCGAAAAACAGAAATATCTTGTTATACCAG ATGGCAAAGATACAAACTTaagaattttgtataaaattatcgaGACGGAAGAAATAAAAGACTCGTCAGATTTTACCAACGAAGATTGGATAATGATGGCAAGAGAAATAAAG AAATATTACCATGATTATGATGGATTCGTGGTGCTTCACGGGACTGACACGACAGCATACGGGGCGTCAGTTCTCTCGTTCATGTTAGAGAGTGTTGGAAAAACAGTCGTCTTAACAGGCGCCCAG GTGCCAATATTTCAACCGCGAAGTGACGGCAACAATAACTTGTTGTGTGCAATTCTAATAGCGGCAACGCAGCACATTCCTGAGGTGACGGTGTTCTTTGGTGCCAAGCTGTTCAGAGGAACTAG AGTGAAGAAAGTTTCCAACACTCGAATATACGCCTTTGACTCTCCGAACTATCCTCCCCTGCTTGAATCAAAGACAACCCTCGATATTGATCCAAAGATGTTGATACACCCCGCGGGCTCCGTACCTGATGACTGCGTACTCCACGACCAGCTGTCCAAGAAGGTGTACCTGCTGAAAGTGACACCCACTATCACTCCAGAGATCATCAGAGCTATGTTTCAAGGAATGGAAG GTGTAGTTCTTGAAACATACGGGAACGGCAATATTCCGATAAAACGAAAAGAGATATACAAAGAAATAGAGCAAGCGGTTAAGAATAACGTCCTAATCGTAAATGTGACACAGTGTGTTAATGGAATAGTGCACGGCAAGCCTTTGTATGAGACAGGATTg CTGTTGATAGAATGTGGAGTAATTCCTGCGTATGATATGACATCTGAGGCTGCTCAAGCGAAATTATCTTATGTTCTCAGCAAACCAGGATTAACCTACGCAGAAAGAGTTGAG ttaatGAAAACAAATATAAGAGGAGAACTACACAACCCACACCTATGA